The DNA window CCGGTTCCGAGCTATTACTACCTCAAGAAGAAGCCGAAGAGGCATAAATTCTGCGTAGCCTCAAACGGGGAAGTTTACAGCGTTATCGTCATCTCTAAGGGAAAAAAGCTCGGAGAAAAGATTGCAGCCACTTCCAAGTCGATGACTTCGGTGAACATGCTCAGGATAATAGTTAAAGAAAGGGGTTTGAAAAGCGAAGTCGTTCAAGTAAGTGGAAGCTACAGAGAGATTCTGAAAGATTACGAGAGCGCGCTCTTAATAGGAGACGAGGCGATAAAGGCGAGGATGGTTTACAGAGTTGCGATGGACTTGGGAGAGGAGTGGAAGGATTTAACAGGACTTCCAGCCGTATTCGGCGTGGCTGTTTCCAACGGAGCTGGGGAAAAGATAGACGAAGACGTTCTGAATTCCGTTAGGTGGGGTAGGGAAAACATCGATGTTGTTGTGGAAGAGGCGAGCAAAAAATTCAGACTTCCCGAAGAGTTTCTCGAAACGTATTTTGAAGCTTTGATTCACGAAATGGGGAGAAAAGAGGAGAGGGGGTTAAGGGAATATGAGGAGTTATGTAAAGCCCACGGACTACTATGACCTCTTTTCAATGAGCCTTCACGAGCTCGGGGAAATTGCAGACAAAATAAGGAGAGAGAAGTGCGGAGACCTCGTAACTTTTGTTGTGGACACGAACATAAATTACACGAACGTTTGCGTTTCCAAATGCAAGTTTTGCGCTTTTTATGCGAGAGACGAAAGCGAAGCTTTTGTCCTCTCGGAAAAAGACATTTTGAGGAAAGTTGCCAAAGCTGTTGAGTTCGGAGCGACTCAGATTCTCATGCAAGGCGGTTTAAATCCAGAACTCGACTTGGCTTGGTTCGAGAAGGTTTTTTCCTCCATAAAAGAAAAGTTTCCCGCAGTTCACATCCACAGCCTTTCTCCTCCGGAAATAATATTCCTCGCCAAGCTCGAAGGTTTGAACTTCGAAGAAGTTTTGCTTCGGCTCAAAAAAGCCGGACTTGACTCTCTGCCGGGAGGGGGAGCTGAAATTCTTTCCGACAGAGTGAGAGGAATGCTGAGCAAAAAGGGAAAAAGCGAGGAGTGGCTTGAAGTTATGAAAGCTGCTCACGAACTCGGAATGCCGACAACCGCGACCATGATGTTCGGGCACGTGGAAAAAGAGGAGGAAATAATCGAGCACTTGCTGAAAATAAGGGAACTTCAAGAGGAAACGAACGGATTTACAGCCTTCATTCCCTGGACGTTTCAGCCGGGAAGGAGCGAGTTGAAAGTCGAAAAAGCTTCTCCGGTGAAGTACCTCAAAGTCGTTGCAATCTCGAGGATCGTTCTCGACAACTTCAGAAACATTCAGGCTTCGTGGCTTTCTCAAGGATTTGATGTCGCTTCCCTCTCACTTCACTTCGGAGCGAACGACTTCGGAGGGACGCTGCTCGAGGAGAAGGTGATAAGCTCAACAGGCAAAAAACACACTCCGGCAAGGGTGGAGCAGATGGTGAGAGCCATAAGAAAAGCTGGCAGAGTTCCGGCGAGAAGAGATACTTATTACAACGTTCTTGAAGTTTACCTCTAATTCCTCACCTTCCCCCTCGCTAAGGAAGCGAAAACCCCGAAGAGGCATAGTATCGCGAATATGATGAAGCAAACCTGAACGCTTTTTATGAACGTTGGATAGACTTCAGGAGTTATTTCAACTTCACCCAAAAATGCTGCGAAAACGAGCATGACTACAGCCATGCTCATCGTCTGTCCGAGAACTCTCATCGTCGAAAGAATTGCTGACGCTACTCCGTAGAATTTCCTATCTACGGAGCTCATAATAGCGTTGGTGTTCGGAGAGCTGAACAAAGCGAAGCCAAATCCCATGAGCATGAGGTTGAAGAGGATTAAATTCAGAGGAGTTGTTTCGCTCAATTTTGAGAATACGAACAGACCAAAAGCGTTGATCGCCATTCCCGTAGAAGCTACTATTCTCGGTTCAACTCTGTCTGAAAGCCATCCGGCTAACGGAGAGAAAATAGCTTGAATCACCGGCTGGGCAACCAAAACGAATCCGGCTTGCTGTGGAGTAAGCTCTTTGACGTATTGCAAATATAAGCTCAGAAGGAAAGCAACAGCGAAAGTTGCGGAGTAGTTTAGGAGAGCCGCTAAGTTTGAAAGGGTGAAAGTGACGTTTTTCCTGAAAAGGCTGATCTCGAGGACGGGGTGCTCAACTTTGCTCTCCCAAAGCACGAAAGTTACCAATAAAATCAGCCCAGCAATGATTAAAGGAATAGAAAATTCAGAAACGCCGAGCATTATCGATATCAGAGTCGCGCTGTATATCAGCGAGCCTATAACGTCGAACTTTTCTCCTCTCGCTTCAGCCCACTCCCCCTTTAGCTTCAGGTAAGTTAAAAAAGCTATAAGCAACCCGAGGGGAACGTTCACGAGAAAAACGCTCCTCCAGCCGAAATTTTGAGTCAGAATTCCCCCGAAAAACGGACCCAAGCTAAGTCCGGTGTAAACCGAAGCTACGTTGATTCCGAGAACTTTGCCTCTCTCGCTTGGAGGAAAAACTGAGGTGAGTATTGCTATTCCGGTGGAAAATATCATAGCTCCTCCTATTCCCTGGAAAATTCTAAAAGCTATTAAGAGCTCGGCAGAAGTTGACAAAGCCGAGAAAAGCGAACCTAAAGTGAAGAACGCGATTCCGGTAGCAAATATCCTTTTTCTCCCCTTAATATCAGCAAGTCTCCCGAACGGGACGAGAAACATAGCTGAAGAAAGTAAGAAAGACGTTGCAATCCAGTTCAACGTTATCGCGTCAACGCCAAATTCTCTGCCAATCGACGGAAGAGCAACGTTCACGGAAGAAAGAGTAAACGGAGTTAGGAAAGACGCGAGCGTAATTACAAAGAGGACGATCCTCATACCACCACCCTCTCGAGAGCTTTGATCGTAAAGTTTCCCAAGAAAAAGGCTACGAGCGAAGCTACAACGTTTCCGAGCGTAATACCTACGAGAACTCCGTAAAAACCGTAAGATAAAGCGAAAACGTACGCGAAACTTAACTGAAAAACGAGAGTTCTTAGAATGTTCACGGCTAAAGCGTACTCCCCCTTACCTATCCCCTGAAACGTTGCGACCGTCATTATTCCGAGAGGGGTAAAGGGTAGAAAGCTCGGAAGAATTCTTAAAGCTATGACGAGTTCGTCGTAAATGTTAGCGGAAAGCTCTGAATACGTGAACAACACAGCCGACTTCGAAGCCGTTAGAAAAATAAGAGTGAAAGCGAATAACTCGATCGTCGCAGCAATCTTTATAGCGTGGTAGTAAGCTTTCTTCAAGTTTTCCATGTTTTTAGCTCCGAAAGCTGCTCCGGTTATAGCCGTTAAAGCTCCAGCCATCCCGAAGAGAGGAATAAAGCCGAAACTTACGATCCTCCAAGCACTCGTGAAAACTGCTATTCCCTCAGGCCCTCCGTAGTTGATGATTATCAGGTTGAGAAAAACCATCGCAACCGACATCGTTATCATCGAGAAAGAGGAAGGAATTCCCACCCTTAGTATGTCGAAAACGACTTTTCCGTCAAACTTAAAGTGCTTAAAGGTTGGAGTGACGTAAGTTTTCCCGCTCAAAAACCAGTGCAAGTAAATCAGTGACGTCAGCATCATGGAAACGACGGTTGCGTAAGCAGCTCCGACTATGCCTAAACCGAGCACGTAAATGAATACGGGATCGAGAACTATGTTTAACAAAGTTCCGGAAACGTTCGCGTACATCGCCCTCTTGGTACTTCCCTCTCCGTTCAGAATACCCGTCGATACGTTGCTAAAAACGAGAAAGACGCTTCCAGCAACTACAACTCTCGAATAATCGAGAGCGAGCTTTAAAACCTCTCCTTCCGCACCGAAAATTCTGAGCAAAGTTTCAAGAAAGATCAAAAGAGAGGTTATGGTAGCCGCTACAACTAAGCTTATAACGAGAGCGTGAGAAGCAGTGCTGTCTGCTCCGACTTTATCTTTAGCTCCGATTCTCCTTGAGATTGCGGAGCTGGCACCAATTCCCAAACCAACCGAAAGGGCAATGAAAATCATAAAAATTGGGAAAAAGATGCCTACAGCAGATAAAGCGCTTGAACCAAGCCCAGCAACCCAAACTCCGTCTGCTAAGTTGTAGAGAGTGAAAACGAGGTTGCTTATCATCGCCGGAATGGAAAGCTTAATGAGAGCTTTTTTCGGGTCTCCCAGCAGAATTTTAACGCCCTTCATTCGAGATTCCTCAGAATCCTTTCGAGCAATCTCTCCAAAATCTTCACTTCCTCCCTTTCAAAACCCCTGAGCATTTTTTCGTTTATTTCCGAAGCTATACGCTCAAGTTTCTTTATCATCGCTTTCCCTTCTTCAGTGAGGTGGATGACGTACTCTCTACCATCCCTTTTCCTCGTGATCAACCCCTTCTCTTCAAGACTTTTGAGTGCTTTCGAAACAGTTCCCTTCGTCAACCCGGTCTCTTCGACGATCTCTTTCTGAGTTGCTTTTCCGCCGTAAACGATTTTCAGGCACTTGAATTCGAGAAAAGTGAGCTCTCCGGATAATCTCTCCATCACTTGCCTCTTAACGCTCCTGAGTATTAAGAAGAGAATCTTCGCTATGTCCACAAAGTTTCACATGAAACCTTGGGGTTATAAAGTTTCCGATGAAACCTTCCTTGACAAAGTTTATCAACGCACGACCTAACTTAAATCCGTGGAAGTGGTGGTTAGGAAGAGTGAGGTGAACGGAGAAGTTAAAGCTCCTCCTTCGAAAAGTTACACTCACCGGGCTTTATTTGCCGGAGCCCTTTCGAGAAGAGCCAGAATTTACAGTCCTCTGATCTCAGACGATACCCTCGCAACGGCTTTTTCTTGCAAAAAGTCGGGTTCGATTTTTCTTAGAAAGGGAGACGCTGCCATCGTTGGAGGGTTGAGAAAGTTTGGAGGCTATTACAACTGCATGAACTCCGGAACTACTCTCAGAATACTGATCTCTCTAGCAGCAGCTTTAGGAGATCATTCCATCCTCGACGGAGACGAATCCTTGAGGAATAGACCGAATAAGGAGCTGTGCGAAGCGGTAAAGAAACTCGGAGCTGAGGTGATTGGAGGAGAAGAGTTTAAGGCTCCTTTAAAAATTAGAGGAAGGATAAAGGCTGGCGAGGTGGAAATTTCCGGAAAAAGCTCGCAGTTCGTAACCTCTTTGCTCTTCGCCCTACCCCTCGTGGGAGATTCGGTCGTTAGAGTAAGAGATCTCAAATCCAAGCCCTACGTTGACGTAACGCTACACGTTTTGGAGGAGAGCAACGTAAAAGTGGAGGTTGAAGGAAACGAGTACCACGTTTACGATTCTGAATACAAGCTCAGAGAATTCCAAGTCCCTCCTGATTTCTCGTCAATAAGCTACTTGATAGCTGCCGGCGTTGTTGGGGGAAAAGTTTCGATAAAAAACGTGGTCGATTCGAGGCAGGGGGATAAGGTTATAGTCGACCTCGTTAGGGAGATGGGGGGAAGAGTTGAGTGGAGGAACGACGAAATAGTGGCTGAAAAATCGGAGCTTGAGGGAATAGAGTTCGACGCTTCTAACAATCCGGATTTAGTTCCGACGATAGCAGTTTTGGCAGCTGTTGCCAAGGGAAAAACGAGGATATACAACGCTGAACACTTAAGATTGAAAGAGACGGACAGAATCACCACGATATGCGAAAACCTTCGAAGGCTTGGGGTAGATGTGAAGTGCGGGGAAGGGGAAATAGTTGTGGAAGGAAAAGGTTTTAGGGAGTTTAAAGGGGTTGTGGATAGTTTCGGAGATCACAGAATTGCGATGGCTTTCTCAGTACTCGGACTTCTCGGAGAGGTCAGGATTTTAAAAGCCGAGTGCGTCAGCGTTTCCTATCCGAAATTCTTCCAAGATTTGAAAAAGCTCGGAGCTGATGTAAATGCCGGGTAACTCCTTCGGACACGTTTTCAGAGTAACCACCTTCGGAGAAAGTCACGGAAGAGCTGTAGGATGCGTAGTCGACGGTTGCCCGGCTGGTTTGAGAATTAAAAAAGAGGACATTCAGAAAGAATTGGACAGAAGAAAGCCGGGAGGAAGGCTTTTCTCTCCGAGAAAGGAAAAAGATGAAGTGGAGATTCTTTCGGGAATTTTCGAGGAAAAAACCCTCGGAACGCCGATAGCGATGGTAGTTTACAATAAAGACGTTGATTCGAAGCCTTACGAGCAGATAAAAAATCTTCTCCGTCCGGGACATGCAGATTACACTTATTTAGCGAAGTTCGGAGTGAGGGACTGGAGAGGTGGCGGAAGATCTTCGGCGAGGGAAACAGTAGGAAGAGTTGCAGCAGGAGCGATAGCGAAGAAAGTTCTTTCCCAGTTCGGAGTGAAGGTGATGGGCTACGTAGTAGAGATTGCTGGAATAAAAGCAAATCTCGAAGGGATGGATGCCGAAGAAATTTTCGAAAGAGCCGAGAAGAGCGAAATTAGATGTGCGGACTACGAAGCTGAGGAGAAGATGATCGAGAAAATCATCGAAGCGAGGAAAGAGGGTGATAGTGTTGGAGGAGTTGTGGAGGTTGTGATAAGAGGGTTACCAGCTGGCGTCGGCGAGCCGGTGTTCATGAAACTCGACGCCTACTTAGCATACGCTATGATGAGCATTCCTGCTGTGAAGGGAGTGGAGATAGGAGCGGGATTCAGAGCTGCGAGAATGAAAGGGAGTGAAATGAACGACGAAATGACGATAGATGGAGGAAGGATAAAGTTCCTCAGCAACAACGCCGGAGGTGTGCTCGGAGGAATCTCTACCGGAGAAGATGTCGTTGTGAGGCTTGCTGTAAAGCCGACTCCAAGCATTTCGAAAAGGCAGAGAACTGTGAACATCGAGACTTTTTCCGAAGACGAAATAGTTGTTAGAGGCAGACACGATCCTTGCATTGCTCCGAGAGCAGTTCCTGTGGCTGAGGCGATGGCGGCAATAGCAACTCTAGACCTTATGATGATGCAGAATCTCGTTCCGAGGTTCTTCTAACTACTTCATTCTCTTGTGTTCGAACTCAATTTTCAACTTTTCCAAGTTTTTTGAATCCACATAGGGAATTAGCGCTCCGCAGTTTATGCAAAGCCGTGGGTAAGCCAGTACAACCCCTCCCAAAATCCCGCTCCACGGCTTTTTCCAGAAGTATTTTGCGTGTCCGCTATTCTTGCTCTTCCCTTTTATCATTTCTCCTCCGCAGAGTGGACAGGTTTTGATCTCCATCAGAACGTTAACAGCTTGTCGCACCACTTAACGATTTCGTAAAGGTCGGCGAGAGTCGAAACTGGACAGGCCGATTCCATTTCCCTCAGTTTCAGGCAAGTTCCGCAAGCGTAAATCTTACCCCCGTTGTTGGCGAATTTCTCCATCTGTTCCCTAACGTTAAACTTTTCGTCTTCGATCTTCTCGCATTCCACACCCTTGCCAATCAGAAAAACCCTAACTTCATCTCCAGAGTTTAAAGCAAAGTTCGCAAAGCGAAAAGCGTTCCACACAGTCTCAGCATCGTTAGAAGAGACGACGATCCCGACCTTCATAAAAAGAACTCTTTGAACTTCGATAAAAACTTTAGGTTTCGAACGCAAGAATTATATTCAAGTTAGCATAAGGCTTATTCGAGGGGCCGTGGCGTAGCCAGGAAGCGCGGCGGGCTCCAGCGGCGTGATGACTGATGGGTCTGCTGAGCGGTGATGATCCGCTGGAGTACTGACCCGGGGAGACCCGCCAGTCGTGGGTTCAAATCCCACCGGCCCCATTTTTATGGGTTCAACCACTTCTCCTTTTTCCATCTTCTAATTTTGATTAACTGCTTTAGCAATTATTATTTTGAAGACTCTATACTTGGTGGGCACGTTTGACAAAACCCCCTTCAGCACGGCACCGTGCAATACTTCAGAGACTCTACCCTAGAATGTATCCGGGTGTAAGTGCATCTAAGTTGATTTCCCCGTCACCAAATTTAATTTCGCACACCATAGCATCAAAAAGGTTTTCGAAAGAAGGGGGGTGTCCAATAATTTACGAAGCCCATACTTCCATCTTAAAGCAATTTTTATACAGTAAACAATATTTCTTGCAAGAATCCTCGTTTTATCACTTCTACCTCTGGACTTCAGTCTATCGCCGAATTCAACGCTTAGAGCTCCGAAGACTCCTTCTCCAACGGCTCTATACCTGTAAATCGATCTATCGAAAGAGAGATCCCTTATCTTCGAACCAAAGCCGTCTGTTTTTCTCTTCGTCGGCTTAACGATCGGCAGATAGCCTTTCCAAACGAGTTCGTTCAGAGCTTTTTTGGTGTCAAAGGCTCCGTCAGCGAGAACGAATCCTTTTCCTTCCGGAATTCCCCGAATAAATTCTTCTTCAGAACTCATTAGGTCAACGTAAACTGGAATGAGCGATTCTCCAACTCTAACGCAGACGAAGAGTTCGCTCAAGTTCTTGTTCCAGTTCGAAAACTTTGTAGAGTCTATTACGGTGTAGAAGTATTCTACCTGACTCAGAAACTCGTTCATGGCTTTGAGAACTTCTTTTATCAGATCCGAGTGCCTTGTTTCCTAGTAATTGAGCGTGGACTTCGGAATTCTGACTTTGAGGAATTTCCTTGCGAGAGATTCCGAATAGCGAAGGCTGCACTTAAAGATCTCTTTCAGAACGATAGCCTTGACGTACAGGCTTAGACATCTTTTAGGCTTCCTTCCCTTACGTTTCTCGAATCTTTCATCAATCTTCAGCGATGCCAAAATCACGTGAAGGAATTTGAGAATCAGTTCGACGTCGTAAATGGCTGAATTCCATCTTTTGAGCAAGTTCGGAAAGTTATTTTCGGACACGCCCCGGTAAAGGATGGCTTTAAATATTTGAAGTTACAGAAATATGTGTATGCCCAACATAACTTTATCGATACCAGAGGACATTTACAGGAAAATAAAGAAGTACAGTGAGATTAAATGGAGCGAAGTAATAAGGAGGGCGATAGTTGACTATTTGAAGAAATTAGAAGAAAGTAAGACTGAGATTAGTGCTAAAGAGCTTTTAGACGAACTCGGTGAAGATTTTAAAAAGAGTTTAAACGAACTTGATTTCGAGAGGTCTGTTGAAGGCTACGAAAGAATGAGGGATATGGAATGGAAAAGGATCTCTACGATACGAGTAAACTAATTGAATTATACAGGAACGAGAAAAGCGTTAGCGGATACACTAGAACTGGATCTCACAATATTGTACCCATCAAAATCCGATTATAACCTAGCTCTCAAAATTTCTACGGAACTGCTAAAAATTGGAAAGCCTATACCTGCTGTCGATATAATAATCTCCGCAATCT is part of the Ferroglobus placidus DSM 10642 genome and encodes:
- the mqnC gene encoding cyclic dehypoxanthinyl futalosine synthase, with the protein product MRSYVKPTDYYDLFSMSLHELGEIADKIRREKCGDLVTFVVDTNINYTNVCVSKCKFCAFYARDESEAFVLSEKDILRKVAKAVEFGATQILMQGGLNPELDLAWFEKVFSSIKEKFPAVHIHSLSPPEIIFLAKLEGLNFEEVLLRLKKAGLDSLPGGGAEILSDRVRGMLSKKGKSEEWLEVMKAAHELGMPTTATMMFGHVEKEEEIIEHLLKIRELQEETNGFTAFIPWTFQPGRSELKVEKASPVKYLKVVAISRIVLDNFRNIQASWLSQGFDVASLSLHFGANDFGGTLLEEKVISSTGKKHTPARVEQMVRAIRKAGRVPARRDTYYNVLEVYL
- the aroA gene encoding 3-phosphoshikimate 1-carboxyvinyltransferase translates to MEVVVRKSEVNGEVKAPPSKSYTHRALFAGALSRRARIYSPLISDDTLATAFSCKKSGSIFLRKGDAAIVGGLRKFGGYYNCMNSGTTLRILISLAAALGDHSILDGDESLRNRPNKELCEAVKKLGAEVIGGEEFKAPLKIRGRIKAGEVEISGKSSQFVTSLLFALPLVGDSVVRVRDLKSKPYVDVTLHVLEESNVKVEVEGNEYHVYDSEYKLREFQVPPDFSSISYLIAAGVVGGKVSIKNVVDSRQGDKVIVDLVREMGGRVEWRNDEIVAEKSELEGIEFDASNNPDLVPTIAVLAAVAKGKTRIYNAEHLRLKETDRITTICENLRRLGVDVKCGEGEIVVEGKGFREFKGVVDSFGDHRIAMAFSVLGLLGEVRILKAECVSVSYPKFFQDLKKLGADVNAG
- the aroC gene encoding chorismate synthase — encoded protein: MPGNSFGHVFRVTTFGESHGRAVGCVVDGCPAGLRIKKEDIQKELDRRKPGGRLFSPRKEKDEVEILSGIFEEKTLGTPIAMVVYNKDVDSKPYEQIKNLLRPGHADYTYLAKFGVRDWRGGGRSSARETVGRVAAGAIAKKVLSQFGVKVMGYVVEIAGIKANLEGMDAEEIFERAEKSEIRCADYEAEEKMIEKIIEARKEGDSVGGVVEVVIRGLPAGVGEPVFMKLDAYLAYAMMSIPAVKGVEIGAGFRAARMKGSEMNDEMTIDGGRIKFLSNNAGGVLGGISTGEDVVVRLAVKPTPSISKRQRTVNIETFSEDEIVVRGRHDPCIAPRAVPVAEAMAAIATLDLMMMQNLVPRFF
- a CDS encoding MarR family winged helix-turn-helix transcriptional regulator, giving the protein MDIAKILFLILRSVKRQVMERLSGELTFLEFKCLKIVYGGKATQKEIVEETGLTKGTVSKALKSLEEKGLITRKRDGREYVIHLTEEGKAMIKKLERIASEINEKMLRGFEREEVKILERLLERILRNLE
- a CDS encoding menaquinone biosynthesis protein; translation: MLRIGKFGFINNFLAYYKLEKEGKYEIVKADPKALAELFEKNYVDYAPVPSYYYLKKKPKRHKFCVASNGEVYSVIVISKGKKLGEKIAATSKSMTSVNMLRIIVKERGLKSEVVQVSGSYREILKDYESALLIGDEAIKARMVYRVAMDLGEEWKDLTGLPAVFGVAVSNGAGEKIDEDVLNSVRWGRENIDVVVEEASKKFRLPEEFLETYFEALIHEMGRKEERGLREYEELCKAHGLL
- a CDS encoding MFS transporter — protein: MRIVLFVITLASFLTPFTLSSVNVALPSIGREFGVDAITLNWIATSFLLSSAMFLVPFGRLADIKGRKRIFATGIAFFTLGSLFSALSTSAELLIAFRIFQGIGGAMIFSTGIAILTSVFPPSERGKVLGINVASVYTGLSLGPFFGGILTQNFGWRSVFLVNVPLGLLIAFLTYLKLKGEWAEARGEKFDVIGSLIYSATLISIMLGVSEFSIPLIIAGLILLVTFVLWESKVEHPVLEISLFRKNVTFTLSNLAALLNYSATFAVAFLLSLYLQYVKELTPQQAGFVLVAQPVIQAIFSPLAGWLSDRVEPRIVASTGMAINAFGLFVFSKLSETTPLNLILFNLMLMGFGFALFSSPNTNAIMSSVDRKFYGVASAILSTMRVLGQTMSMAVVMLVFAAFLGEVEITPEVYPTFIKSVQVCFIIFAILCLFGVFASLARGKVRN
- a CDS encoding MATE family efflux transporter, whose amino-acid sequence is MKGVKILLGDPKKALIKLSIPAMISNLVFTLYNLADGVWVAGLGSSALSAVGIFFPIFMIFIALSVGLGIGASSAISRRIGAKDKVGADSTASHALVISLVVAATITSLLIFLETLLRIFGAEGEVLKLALDYSRVVVAGSVFLVFSNVSTGILNGEGSTKRAMYANVSGTLLNIVLDPVFIYVLGLGIVGAAYATVVSMMLTSLIYLHWFLSGKTYVTPTFKHFKFDGKVVFDILRVGIPSSFSMITMSVAMVFLNLIIINYGGPEGIAVFTSAWRIVSFGFIPLFGMAGALTAITGAAFGAKNMENLKKAYYHAIKIAATIELFAFTLIFLTASKSAVLFTYSELSANIYDELVIALRILPSFLPFTPLGIMTVATFQGIGKGEYALAVNILRTLVFQLSFAYVFALSYGFYGVLVGITLGNVVASLVAFFLGNFTIKALERVVV
- a CDS encoding DsrE family protein; the encoded protein is MKVGIVVSSNDAETVWNAFRFANFALNSGDEVRVFLIGKGVECEKIEDEKFNVREQMEKFANNGGKIYACGTCLKLREMESACPVSTLADLYEIVKWCDKLLTF